Below is a genomic region from Candidatus Latescibacterota bacterium.
TAGCCTTGTGCATGGATAACAGCTATCGTCTTCTTGCCCTTCACCCCGAGATCTTCCCGTTTTTCTTCCGCGTAACGACTCTGCCCCACGGTCAGGAGTGTCTCTTCGTCACCCTTCAAAACGTCCTCGATCTCGTCCCAGTACCTGGTACCATCGAGCAGACCCATTTCCACTGCCTTGTAAGGTATCAGCAGAGCCGCCTCCATGGCCTCCGTAATCTTCTCCTCCGAAAGACCACGATCCTCTTCGACCGCCTCACAGAAAACATCCCAGCCCTCGTTGAGAAGCCATTCCTTGTTCTCTCGGGCAGTGGGTGACATATCCTTCCTGGTTATAAGCTCAGCAGCCGACTTGTAATCCTTGATGCGGTGCATGTTCTGGCTGATCCCGAGCTTCTCCAGCGTTCCAAGGAGATGATCTGTGGTGATTGACATTCCCAGAAGATTCATATACCCGGTCGGAGGCATGTAGAGTGAATCACAGGAACAGGCCAGGTAGTAAAGATGCCTGTTCATCGAGTCGGAAAATCCTATGACCTTCTTTCCCGATGCCTGTACTTTCTTTATCGCCCCACGCATTTCTTCAAACATCGCTCTTCCCGCACCGTTCGATGCGGACATCTTGAGAACGACACCCTCGATCCTGTCATCAACTGTGACTTTCTCCAGATTAGTAAGTATCCTCTGCAGAGTCTCCGGCTTTCCACCGACTATCTCCGACATCACACCACCGGGAGGACTGTATTCATCCACCGAACCATAGATGTCGATGACTAACCATGAGCCATCCTTGATCTCGGATTTTTGTGATGATTTCGAGGCTGCCATGCCGATTACGATCAGAACGATGACCAGCAAGGCCAGCAACGACGCGAAAAAAGATCTGAGAAATGATTTCAAGAAGCACCTCCGTTTCAAGATTGGATCTGCTGATTCCAGTAATCGATTATTTCAGTTGAAGGGTAAGCCATGAAAGGATAATAAAGACTTCGTAGTCAGAGACCCGCCCCACATGACACTCTTAAACCGATAAGGCCGGAAAATCCATACTTTTTTTCTGCTCCAGCTCCGTCAGCACGGGCAGGGCCACTCATAAATTACGTTTTCCAGCGCACTTTGTTTCCACCTCCGATTCTTCTTTCATTGCCTCACGCATCGATCTTTATTAAGATTCCCGCAAAAGGGGAAAGGACCATGGTGAAAATAAACGATCATCTTGATATTCCATCCAGTGAGATAAATTTTGAATTCACGACCAGTCAGGGACCTGGCGGACAGAATGTCAATAAAGTGGAGACCCGAGCTACACTCTGCTTCGACCTAGAGACTTCATCTGCGCTGAACGACAGACAGAAGGCTATTATACGGGGCAGACTGCCGGGAAGAATAAATCGCAAAGGCATCTTGCGAGTATCGTCGCAGAAGTACAGGACCAGGGAAGCGAATAAAAAGGCTGCACTGGACAGATTCGCCGAACTTCTCCGGGATGTACTCCGACCCATTCGGCCAAGAAAAAAAACCAAAGTGCCTTTTCGTACCAAAAAAGCCCGGCTGGAAAATAAAAAACGAAGAAGCAGACTCAAGGCGGGCAGGAAACGTCAGGAGGCAGAGGGTGATTGACACCCCCCGCCCCCGACCTGTCTATCCGTTCGATGCGGTGGGCAGCGTTATCGGGCTGACCCTGCTGGCCAGATCACGGTCTATCATCAGAAGGCCCTGACCCGAATCTCCGGCCATTTCCAGCATCCTGACATTTTTTTCCGCCGTATCTTCCTCTTCCACCTGTTCGTCGACAAAGTACTGCAGCATCGTTCTGGACGCGTAGTCCTTCTCCTTCATCGACAACGTCATCAGTTCGTTGATCTTTCCGGTGATGAACTGTTCATGCTTCAGAGCAGCCCTGAAAGCATCAAGAGGCGATTTCCAGGTCATCTGCGGTTTCTTGATAGCGGCCAGTTTGACACTACCGCCTCGCTCCAGCAGATGATCGAAGAACTTCATTGTGTGGAGTTGTTCTTCGAGAGCCTGGATACGCATCCAGTGCCCCATCCCGTCGAATCCCTTGCCGTGGAGGTAGGCCGCCATGGACAGGTACAGATAGCTCGAGAAGATCTCGTGCATGATCTGTTCGTTCATCTTGTCCTGAATACTTTTCTTTACCATCGGGAAGCTACTCCTTTTTCCAAAGGCCATGAACGTTGCAATATTCGCGGGCTGACACATCGGTGGCATCCGTCTGGAAAACCGCCTCGGGTGCGTCACCAGGATTCAGGAAAGTCCTGTAAGCCTTCCCTCCCGCTACAAGCTGGATCCACTCGATCCAGTGCTGGTCTTCCATCGGATGCAGCGTACTTCCCACTACGACCTTATATCCGCCGTCTACTTTTTCGACTACAGGAACATGTTTCTCGGTCGAAGCATCGGCAGTCTTCTCTTCCATCAACTTCATCTCCTGGCCACAACAGATAAGTCTGCCCGCTCCGCCATGAAGTATCTCGACGATGTTTCCACACATCTCACATTTGTAAATCTCAAGTTTCTTCGCCATCTCATCTTCCTCCTTGGTTATTACCAGTTTTCTCCCAGCAATTCGAAATGAGCTTTCGGATGGGCACAGGCCGCACACATATCTGGAGCCTCATTACCCTCATGCAGATAGCCACAGTTCTGGCAGCGCCAGATAACGACATCATCCCTCTTGAATACCCGCCCCGCGTTTATATTATTAAGCAGCGCCTCATACCTTTTTTCATGCTGTTTTTCAGCCACAGCGATCGCTTCAAAGATATCAGCGATCTCCTTGAAGCCCTCTTCCCTGGCGATCTTCGCGAAACCGGGATACATCTCTGTCCATTCGAAGTTCTCTCCTCCTGCAGACTCCTTGAGATTCTCTTCGGTGGTCCCTATCATTCCAGCGGGAAATCCAGCCGTTATCTCCAATTCGCCGCCTTCGAGAAGTTTGAACAATCTCTTGGCATGTTCTTTCTCCTGGTCGGCAGTCTCCTTGAAGATATTGGAAATCTGCACATACCCTTCCTTTTTCGCCTTGCTGGCAAAGTACGTGTACCTGTTCCTTGCCTGTGACTCTCCCGCAAAAGCCTTAAGTATGTTCTTTTCAGTCTCTGTTCCTTTGATCGACATTCCCTGCCTCCTTTTCAACCAATCATCCTTCGCCGTTTCCGGCATCCTGTCTACTACCTTTATCGTCATCGTTACCGGTCATCCCGGTCACCTTATAACCCAGCGATTCGACTTCACCAGTGAGAACGGCTGGCTCGGGCAAGTCTCCGCCCACTACGGCCCTTCCCTTTTTAAGATCTATGTTTACATAATTTATGCCCTTAATATCACCAAGCACTCTCTGAACACTATCACGGCAATGAGTACAATTCATACCTTCAATTTCCATGACGAGCCTTCCCTCTTCCTCACGCCCGTGTTGACTGCCGGCGGCAGGCCTGATGAAGCTGGCCGCTATAATTACAAACAGTATGACCGCGCTGGTAATCATCAGCCAGTCGGGCATCATCAGCGGCATGACAGTGGAGGGTGCAGTCGAAGCGGAATGATATATCGCATCCAGCAACAAACCGCTCCCTATCGCCGAGACTGCGACCGTCGCCAGATATATGAAGGCTGTCTTCTTTCCCATCACTCTTCCGACGGTCAAGAGGGTAGCAAGGTTAGTAGCTGGACCAGTCATGAGAAAAACAAGTGCCGCGCCCGGAGAGACACCTTTTGTTATGAGTGCCGCCGCGATCGGCACGGAAGCCGTCGCGCAAACATAAACAGGCACACCGAGCACTACCATCACGAGCATCGCGATGATCCCTCCGCCGAGAAACTGCGCGAAATAATCGTCAGGAATTACCGCCCCGATGATTCCCGAAAGCAGAATACCAAATACAAGGGCCTTGTTGATATCAGCGGGGAGTGTGCGAAACCCGTATTTGAAGATCTCCCTGATACCACCTCGTTTTTCCTCGTTCGGCACACACTTGTCATCACAATCGCTGTCACCGATGCTGTCGCTGGACGAACAGGATCCCTCCTGGCATTTGATCTCTTTCCCGTCAGAGCTTTCCACATTTTTCAGTGCCTCATCTTCATCTCCATCCAGTATCGATACGGCCACCCCACCTATGATCCCGCTTATGAAAGCGACAAGAGGCCTGAAGACTGCGTATACCGGGCCTAAAAGGCTCAGTGTCACAAATATGCTGTCCACTCCTGTCTGCGGCGTCGATATGAGAAAGGATGTCGTCGCCCCTTTTCCCGCTCCATGCTTCCTCAGAGAAGCCGCGACGGGAATGACCCCGCACGAACAGAGCGGAAGAGGCACCCCGAACAATGATGCCTTGAATACCTGACCGAAGCCCCTGCCACCAAGATGTTTTTCAACCATCCTCTGCCGGATCAGAACGGAAAGGACTCCTGCCACTAAAAACCCAAAAACAAGGTAAGGTGACATCTCCTTGATCGTACCCAGCATATCTATCAATATCTGTGTCAAGACACGCATTTTTCCTCAACTCCTTCAGGGGCGGACTTTCCGGCGGGCCTGTAGACCCGTCCTTTTTCATCCAGATCCAGGCCCAGAGTGGAAACAAGGTCCATCCGGTCCTCATCCCTCCTGATCCCCAGACGAGTCATCGCGAAGTCGTACCTTACCGGATCGTTCCGATCCAACCTTCTGAAACCAGCTGTCACTTCCCTTGCCGTCCTGATGTCGTTCGGCTTTCTCCCGGTAAACCCTAGAAAAGCCGCGATCCGGTGCATATGAACATCGAGAGGAATCAGAAGCTTCGAGGAGGAAACAGATCTCCATCCACCGGGATCTACCCGATCCTCCCTGACCATCCATCTTAAAAACAGATTCAACCTCTTGCAGGCACTTCCTTTTCCCGGGTCCGGGATCAAACGATTTCCACTCCCCGCTCCTGCAGCAGAGATCTTTTCCACCAGTACGGAAAGGGCCGGCATGACATCTTCATCACCAGTGCTCATCCCCGATATAAACGCGTTTTCAATCGTCCGATACTCTCTCATCACGCTGCTTATTCCTGTCAAAAGGCCAGTCAATTCATCCACACCAGCCCACCGGTGCCTGAATCCTGCCCAGATTTCGTACATATCTTTCCGGTCGATCGTCTCCAGGAATCCTGCGGGAGAATCACCCATCACATCAAGCACCCTGGCAACACTTGCCATTATCTGTCTGACTCCACCGAATGCCAGCGCGGACGATACAAGTCCCGCAACCTCCCTGTCACGCACATCGTCATACCTGTAAAGAAAAAGAAGTGGATCCGGGTCGACGAATCTCCGGTGATCATACCGGCGATAAAGCTGTTCAAGTACCGACCTCAATCGGACTTCATCTCTCCACATCTTCTTCCTCCCTGCAGTCAGGACATACTCCCAGCAATTCGACACTTACCGATTGCAGCATGAATCCACTGTCAGCCAGAGTCTCGCGACAGACTTCGCAATATCTCGGATCGTCCGGAAGATCGGTCACCCTGCCGCACCTTACGCATGTAATGTGCATATGGTCACTCTTATCTCCATCGAAACGCATCTGCTTGCCTGCAATACTGATCTTCCGGACCTCGCCTGTCCGCGCAAGCAGATCCAGATTTCTGTAAACAGTACCCAGGCTGATCCGGGGAAGCCTCTTTCTCACTGACTCGTAGACCTCGTCAGCAGTTGGATGGCTCCTGCTTTTCCTGATATCATCCAGGATAATCCTTCTCTGCCTGGTCATCCTTTTTCCCGTATTCATATTATCATCCTCCGCTTATTATCGATAATAATTATTATTACCGTATATATGGGATATGTCAAGAGCTAAAACAGGAAATATTTTATTTTTTGGATAATCGCGTCAGGATAGACACCAGGTTCCCACTCAGGGCTTCTGTTCTACTGGTGTTCAGGCCTTTTCAGGCTCTTCCACGGTCTCTGCTTTCTCCTCGTCATCTTCCGGATAGAGCTTCTCCAGACATTCATCACAGATACTGTGGCTGAATTCAGCGCCTGAGTTGCTTTCTATATAGCTTTCCATCTTCTCCCAGCTCTCATCATCACCTCTGATCTTGTGGCAATGGGCACAGATGGGAATGATTCCCTGGAGGCTTTTGACATGAGCGAGCGCTTCCTGAAGTTGATCCACCTTGCTGTTCAATTCAGACTGAAGCCCCAGTATCCTCTCCCCGGCCTGCACTCTGGCCAGAAGCTCATCCTTTTCAAACGGTTTTATTATATAATCGTCGGCGCCTGATTCAAGCCCGGAGACGATATCTTCCTTGTTCCCCCTGGCGGTGAGAAGTATAAGGTACAATGAGAGGGATCGCCCCTCGGCTCTCAGCCTGCGACAGACTTCGATGCCATCGAGTTCAGGCATCATCCAATCTAATAGAACCAGTTTCGGTGGATTCTCACCCTGCAGCACATCGAGTGCGGCTTTCCCGTCAGCCGTGACCGTCACTTCGTAACCATTCGAGACAAGTATTTTTTCAAGTATCTTACGTGAGGTCAAATCATCTTCGGCTATCAGGATTCTCATCGTAACTTTCCCTCCATCAGCTATTGCACAGATTCTGGACGCAATCGCGGCCACGATCTTTTGGGTCGCCCATCTTTTCGTCTGAAGAACTATATTTCTGAAGGATTATCTTTCTCTCCGATAACTTGCACCGAGCTTCGGGCCGGCCCGAAATACTCCAGTACATTTCGGATATCATCTACAGTATATGGCTTTTGGAGGACACCTGAAAAATATCTGCTGAAGCGTTCATCATCGGTTATCAATCCCGTATTGCCGC
It encodes:
- a CDS encoding desulfoferrodoxin encodes the protein MAKKLEIYKCEMCGNIVEILHGGAGRLICCGQEMKLMEEKTADASTEKHVPVVEKVDGGYKVVVGSTLHPMEDQHWIEWIQLVAGGKAYRTFLNPGDAPEAVFQTDATDVSAREYCNVHGLWKKE
- a CDS encoding S49 family peptidase, with the protein product MKSFLRSFFASLLALLVIVLIVIGMAASKSSQKSEIKDGSWLVIDIYGSVDEYSPPGGVMSEIVGGKPETLQRILTNLEKVTVDDRIEGVVLKMSASNGAGRAMFEEMRGAIKKVQASGKKVIGFSDSMNRHLYYLACSCDSLYMPPTGYMNLLGMSITTDHLLGTLEKLGISQNMHRIKDYKSAAELITRKDMSPTARENKEWLLNEGWDVFCEAVEEDRGLSEEKITEAMEAALLIPYKAVEMGLLDGTRYWDEIEDVLKGDEETLLTVGQSRYAEEKREDLGVKGKKTIAVIHAQGYIGGRKNRVDPMLGLMMGHESIVAEFKKALKDDDVAAIV
- a CDS encoding TIGR02757 family protein translates to MWRDEVRLRSVLEQLYRRYDHRRFVDPDPLLFLYRYDDVRDREVAGLVSSALAFGGVRQIMASVARVLDVMGDSPAGFLETIDRKDMYEIWAGFRHRWAGVDELTGLLTGISSVMREYRTIENAFISGMSTGDEDVMPALSVLVEKISAAGAGSGNRLIPDPGKGSACKRLNLFLRWMVREDRVDPGGWRSVSSSKLLIPLDVHMHRIAAFLGFTGRKPNDIRTAREVTAGFRRLDRNDPVRYDFAMTRLGIRRDEDRMDLVSTLGLDLDEKGRVYRPAGKSAPEGVEEKCVS
- a CDS encoding rubrerythrin family protein, which codes for MSIKGTETEKNILKAFAGESQARNRYTYFASKAKKEGYVQISNIFKETADQEKEHAKRLFKLLEGGELEITAGFPAGMIGTTEENLKESAGGENFEWTEMYPGFAKIAREEGFKEIADIFEAIAVAEKQHEKRYEALLNNINAGRVFKRDDVVIWRCQNCGYLHEGNEAPDMCAACAHPKAHFELLGENW
- the arfB gene encoding aminoacyl-tRNA hydrolase, giving the protein MVKINDHLDIPSSEINFEFTTSQGPGGQNVNKVETRATLCFDLETSSALNDRQKAIIRGRLPGRINRKGILRVSSQKYRTREANKKAALDRFAELLRDVLRPIRPRKKTKVPFRTKKARLENKKRRSRLKAGRKRQEAEGD
- a CDS encoding SO_0444 family Cu/Zn efflux transporter codes for the protein MRVLTQILIDMLGTIKEMSPYLVFGFLVAGVLSVLIRQRMVEKHLGGRGFGQVFKASLFGVPLPLCSCGVIPVAASLRKHGAGKGATTSFLISTPQTGVDSIFVTLSLLGPVYAVFRPLVAFISGIIGGVAVSILDGDEDEALKNVESSDGKEIKCQEGSCSSSDSIGDSDCDDKCVPNEEKRGGIREIFKYGFRTLPADINKALVFGILLSGIIGAVIPDDYFAQFLGGGIIAMLVMVVLGVPVYVCATASVPIAAALITKGVSPGAALVFLMTGPATNLATLLTVGRVMGKKTAFIYLATVAVSAIGSGLLLDAIYHSASTAPSTVMPLMMPDWLMITSAVILFVIIAASFIRPAAGSQHGREEEGRLVMEIEGMNCTHCRDSVQRVLGDIKGINYVNIDLKKGRAVVGGDLPEPAVLTGEVESLGYKVTGMTGNDDDKGSRQDAGNGEG
- a CDS encoding ferritin — protein: MVKKSIQDKMNEQIMHEIFSSYLYLSMAAYLHGKGFDGMGHWMRIQALEEQLHTMKFFDHLLERGGSVKLAAIKKPQMTWKSPLDAFRAALKHEQFITGKINELMTLSMKEKDYASRTMLQYFVDEQVEEEDTAEKNVRMLEMAGDSGQGLLMIDRDLASRVSPITLPTASNG
- a CDS encoding response regulator transcription factor; this encodes MRILIAEDDLTSRKILEKILVSNGYEVTVTADGKAALDVLQGENPPKLVLLDWMMPELDGIEVCRRLRAEGRSLSLYLILLTARGNKEDIVSGLESGADDYIIKPFEKDELLARVQAGERILGLQSELNSKVDQLQEALAHVKSLQGIIPICAHCHKIRGDDESWEKMESYIESNSGAEFSHSICDECLEKLYPEDDEEKAETVEEPEKA
- a CDS encoding transcriptional repressor → MNTGKRMTRQRRIILDDIRKSRSHPTADEVYESVRKRLPRISLGTVYRNLDLLARTGEVRKISIAGKQMRFDGDKSDHMHITCVRCGRVTDLPDDPRYCEVCRETLADSGFMLQSVSVELLGVCPDCREEEDVER